The following are from one region of the Corynebacterium hindlerae genome:
- the purT gene encoding formate-dependent phosphoribosylglycinamide formyltransferase, with amino-acid sequence MYTPENIGTPLTDNATRVMLLGSGELGKEVTIALQRLGVEVHAVDRYENAPAHQVAHRAYVIDMTNPDAVKELANQINPQFIVPEIEAIATDALAELEAGGTTVIPTARATQLTMNREGIRRLASEELGLPTSAYEFASTKEEFASAVENIGYPCVVKPVMSSSGKGQSVLRSAADIDTAWDYAMSGGRVDSGRVIIESFVDFDYEITLLTVRSIDPATGNDATWFCEPIGHRQVDGDYVESWQPMAMTETALENARSVAARITGALGGRGIFGVELFISGDDVYFSEVSPRPHDTGLVTLASQRFSEFELHARAILGLPIDVTLVSPGASSVIYGSSEGPVRYVGVANALAVPESDIRIFGKPTAGEKRRMGVAVATGENVETARERAVAASSAVSVME; translated from the coding sequence ATGTACACCCCTGAAAATATCGGTACCCCGTTAACAGACAACGCCACCCGCGTCATGCTCCTCGGCTCGGGAGAGCTCGGCAAAGAAGTAACTATCGCGCTGCAGCGCCTCGGCGTCGAAGTGCATGCTGTTGACCGCTATGAAAACGCCCCGGCGCACCAGGTTGCGCACCGCGCATACGTCATTGACATGACGAATCCGGACGCAGTGAAGGAACTGGCTAATCAGATTAACCCTCAGTTCATCGTCCCAGAGATCGAAGCGATTGCCACCGACGCGCTCGCAGAACTCGAAGCAGGCGGGACGACGGTCATCCCCACCGCCCGAGCAACCCAACTGACGATGAATCGGGAAGGCATCCGCCGACTTGCCTCCGAAGAACTGGGGCTACCGACCTCGGCTTACGAATTCGCATCCACGAAGGAAGAATTCGCGTCAGCGGTGGAGAATATTGGGTACCCGTGCGTCGTTAAGCCAGTGATGAGCTCTTCCGGCAAGGGCCAATCTGTCCTTCGCTCGGCTGCCGACATCGACACCGCCTGGGACTACGCCATGTCCGGCGGGCGCGTCGACTCCGGCCGCGTTATCATCGAAAGCTTCGTCGATTTCGACTACGAAATCACCCTCCTCACAGTCCGTTCCATCGACCCTGCCACCGGCAACGACGCCACCTGGTTCTGCGAACCCATCGGCCACCGCCAAGTCGACGGCGACTACGTGGAATCCTGGCAACCGATGGCCATGACTGAAACCGCACTCGAAAATGCCCGCTCCGTCGCAGCCCGCATCACCGGAGCCCTCGGTGGCCGCGGCATCTTCGGTGTCGAGCTCTTCATCTCTGGCGACGACGTCTACTTCTCCGAAGTTTCCCCGCGTCCGCACGACACCGGACTCGTCACCCTCGCCTCCCAACGATTCTCCGAATTCGAACTCCACGCCCGCGCCATTCTCGGGCTCCCGATCGATGTCACCCTCGTATCCCCAGGCGCATCATCCGTGATCTACGGGTCCTCCGAAGGGCCAGTGCGGTACGTTGGGGTAGCTAACGCGCTAGCCGTCCCAGAATCCGACATTCGCATCTTCGGCAAACCAACCGCCGGCGAAAAACGACGCATGGGTGTGGCCGTCGCCACCGGCGAAAACGTGGAGACTGCGCGCGAACGGGCAGTCGCTGCTTCGTCAGCCGTCAGCGTGATGGAATAG
- a CDS encoding thioester domain-containing protein: MFVSLSGANAAEPRIDDGVKVSSGKQGYEIVSEDGKSRETQLFKLVSESFNGQSYCVEADVRIDVSASVDGKFTSWSNFAGNNQFVKYADKVNWIVENSYPAVSLESLANTIGAKSGELNEKSAIAQTQAAIWRFTDGYSLKEIKFTNARQELSALQEGQKKLYDYLVGEKNIGSKRVDIVQVNEEKVVEKDGVVGPFQFQITGGASEFSVKLGAGQSLVDKDGNTVRSGEEFYVKVDQNVSSVKFDLEVPNAGVGGAIVHAVKDNVRQQTTIVTYSEQKTPLTRTVEWTKKEESVANHDIEISKVDLNGTELPGAQITVLKKSDGSKVDSWVSTDKPHRISVAPGEYVFKETAAPKGYKVVSDITFTVNAKGEVSTSDVQQTVNSVKVAVAEKNQLTVINEAEQAPLTKVLLSKVALGQKDELAGAKMTLSKVGIAWDEPVTALIEEWTSGNKPREFSAEPGVYQLTEVTAPQGYEVAESIIFHVAGDGKVQVGVKDSDGHYKLEDAEDNKVVMVDKPSPTTTPSTSVTTSEPTPSETTVTVTTEVPVTVTSTTEVPTTVTTTVETPVPTTVTETTVVPTTVVTTETTTTEVVVPTTVETTTTEMAAPTTTTTTVQAASGFDLRYVLGALGLWALLKEGGSSSSDMGSSSSSTKAPIVVPAPSVPNRQDRVDSISNEPPVAQKGVQPQQTPAKKMLASTGANVVGLSAVAALLLALGLYFVAKRRKES; the protein is encoded by the coding sequence ATGTTCGTTTCATTGTCGGGTGCGAATGCGGCAGAGCCCCGTATTGACGACGGCGTAAAGGTGTCTTCGGGGAAGCAGGGCTACGAGATCGTTTCTGAAGACGGTAAAAGTAGAGAAACGCAGCTCTTCAAACTTGTTAGCGAAAGCTTCAATGGTCAGTCCTATTGTGTCGAGGCTGATGTTCGCATCGATGTCTCAGCGAGTGTCGATGGCAAATTTACTTCCTGGAGCAATTTTGCTGGCAACAACCAGTTTGTGAAATATGCGGACAAAGTTAATTGGATTGTAGAAAATAGCTATCCGGCAGTGTCCCTTGAATCTTTGGCTAACACCATCGGTGCCAAATCGGGTGAACTAAACGAGAAGAGCGCTATCGCTCAAACACAAGCTGCTATTTGGCGCTTTACCGACGGGTACAGCCTCAAAGAAATTAAGTTTACTAATGCCCGCCAGGAACTGTCCGCGCTGCAGGAAGGGCAAAAGAAGCTCTATGATTACCTAGTTGGCGAGAAAAACATTGGTTCTAAGCGCGTCGATATTGTCCAGGTTAACGAAGAAAAAGTCGTTGAAAAGGACGGCGTTGTAGGCCCGTTCCAATTCCAAATCACTGGCGGAGCATCAGAGTTTTCCGTGAAGCTTGGCGCGGGGCAGTCTCTCGTAGACAAAGATGGCAACACAGTTCGTAGCGGTGAAGAGTTCTACGTGAAGGTGGACCAGAACGTCTCCTCGGTAAAATTTGATCTCGAGGTGCCTAACGCCGGTGTGGGTGGCGCGATCGTTCATGCAGTGAAGGATAACGTTCGTCAGCAAACCACCATCGTGACCTATTCCGAACAAAAGACTCCACTTACCCGGACTGTCGAGTGGACCAAAAAAGAAGAGTCTGTGGCGAATCACGATATTGAAATTTCTAAGGTCGATCTGAATGGCACGGAGCTTCCTGGTGCGCAGATCACTGTGTTGAAGAAGTCTGACGGTTCTAAGGTCGACTCATGGGTATCCACTGATAAGCCACACCGGATTAGCGTCGCTCCAGGCGAGTATGTCTTCAAGGAAACCGCAGCTCCTAAGGGATACAAGGTCGTTTCCGACATTACGTTCACTGTGAATGCTAAGGGTGAGGTGTCCACCTCTGACGTTCAGCAAACGGTCAACAGTGTAAAGGTTGCAGTCGCGGAGAAGAATCAGCTGACCGTGATCAACGAGGCGGAGCAAGCTCCACTGACCAAGGTTTTGCTTTCGAAGGTCGCGTTGGGGCAGAAGGATGAGCTAGCTGGCGCGAAGATGACCTTGTCCAAGGTTGGTATTGCTTGGGATGAGCCAGTAACGGCACTCATCGAGGAATGGACTTCTGGAAACAAGCCGCGTGAGTTCTCTGCGGAGCCAGGCGTATATCAGCTCACCGAGGTCACTGCGCCACAGGGCTACGAAGTTGCGGAAAGCATCATCTTCCATGTTGCTGGTGACGGAAAAGTTCAGGTTGGTGTCAAAGACAGCGATGGTCACTACAAGCTGGAAGATGCGGAAGACAACAAGGTCGTAATGGTGGACAAGCCGTCACCTACCACTACTCCTTCCACTTCCGTTACCACGAGCGAGCCAACTCCTTCGGAAACCACTGTGACGGTGACGACGGAAGTTCCAGTGACGGTTACGAGCACCACTGAGGTTCCTACTACCGTGACGACGACGGTAGAAACCCCGGTTCCTACCACGGTGACGGAAACGACTGTTGTACCGACCACTGTTGTGACCACGGAAACGACTACCACTGAGGTGGTTGTTCCAACGACGGTCGAGACGACCACCACTGAGATGGCGGCTCCTACCACTACAACGACCACGGTCCAGGCCGCCTCTGGCTTCGATCTGCGTTACGTACTTGGTGCTCTCGGGCTGTGGGCACTACTGAAGGAAGGCGGTTCATCGTCTTCCGATATGGGGTCATCTTCCTCATCGACCAAGGCCCCGATAGTGGTTCCGGCACCTTCCGTTCCGAACCGCCAGGATCGAGTGGACTCCATTTCTAATGAGCCTCCAGTTGCTCAGAAGGGTGTCCAGCCTCAGCAGACTCCTGCGAAGAAGATGCTGGCATCGACCGGCGCGAACGTTGTAGGCCTTTCGGCAGTTGCTGCGCTCCTGCTAGCTCTCGGCCTGTACTTTGTGGCGAAGCGTCGTAAAGAAAGCTAG